One part of the Diadema setosum chromosome 6, eeDiaSeto1, whole genome shotgun sequence genome encodes these proteins:
- the LOC140229510 gene encoding heat shock 70 kDa protein IV-like: protein MAGDKAPAIGIDLGTTNSCVGVFQNGKVEIIANEEGNRTTPSCAAFTDTERLIGDAAKTQTAMNPQNTIFDVKRLIGRRFTDESVQADMKHWPFKVIDRGGRPAIRVEYKGKEKILSPEEVSAMVLSKIKETAKAYLGQKVTNAVITVPAYFSDAQRQATKDAGVIAGLNVLRIINEPTAAALAYGLDKNLQGKQHVLIFDLGGGTFDVSILAIDEGVFEVISTAGDTHLGGEDFDNRLVNHFAEEFKRKYKKDLTNSPRAIQRLHTAAERAKRTLSRSLQASIEVESLFEGVDFRSAITRTRFEQMCSDLFGKCLDPVEGAIADAKIEKKDIHTVVLVGGSTRIPKIQKLLQEFLDGKDLNKSINPDEAVAYGAAVQAAILSGDQSAEIQDILLVDVTPLSLGTQVVGGEMSIVIKRNTTIPVKATQNYTTVFDNQTSMTIKVYEGERTLTKYNNLLGKFRLSGIPPAPRGVPDIIDTFDIDANGILTVTSKEQSTGRSNNITITNDSGRLSKEEIELMINDAEKFKAEDDLQRKRIRARNKLEDYAYRIKSAVNKPSAERKLTADDKQTIIKAADDVFQWLDFNSKATTEELTHQLEKLRKTCSPIKIEIGSGQ, encoded by the exons ATGGCAGGAGACAAAGCGCCAGCCATTGGAATAGACTTGGGAACGACCAACTCGTGTGTCGGTGTCTTCCAAAACGGTAAAGTCGAGATCATTGCCAACGAAGAAGGAAATCGGACCACTCCAAGCTGCGCTGCCTTCACCGATACAGAGAGGCTCATTGGAGATGCTGCCAAGACCCAAACTGCTAT GAACCCACAGAACACAATCTTTGATGTCAAGCGGCTGATTGGTCGGCGATTCACAGACGAGAGCGTGCAAGCTGATATGAAGCACTGGCCATTCAAGGTGATCGACAGAGGAGGCAGACCAGCGATAAGGGTTGAATacaagggaaaagaaaagatcCTATCCCCAGAAGAAGTCAGTGCCATGGTTCTCAGCAAGATAAAGGAAACAGCTAAAGCATATCTGGGTCAAAAGGTTACTAATGCTGTCATCACTGTCCCTGCCTACTTCAGTGATGCTCAGCGACAGGCCACCAAAGATGCTGGTGTCATTGCAGGGCTGAATGTCCTCCGTATCATCAATGAGCCAACAGCAGCTGCCTTGGCATATGGACTAGACAAGAATTTGCAAGGTAAGCAGCATGTGCTGATCTTTGACCTCGGTGGAGGCACATTTGATGTGTCCATCCTGGCGATCGATGAGGGTGTCTTCGAAGTCATATCAACAGCTGGAGACACCCATCTTGGTGGTGAGGACTTTGACAACAGATTAGTCAACCACTTTGCAGAGGAGTTCAAGCGCAAATACAAGAAGGACCTTACAAACAGCCCACGAGCGATCCAGCGTCTCCACACAGCAGCTGAGCGAGCTAAACGGACTCTGTCAAGAAGCTTACAGGCAAGTATTGAGGTTGAATCACTGTTCGAAGGGGTTGATTTCCGCTCAGCCATCACCAGAACTCGCTTTGAACAAATGTGCTCTGATCTCTTCGGTAAATGCCTTGACCCAGTTGAGGGTGCTATTGCTGATGCAAAGATTGAAAAGAAAGACATCCACACCGTTGTGCTGGTTGGAGGATCAACCCGTATTCCCAAGATCCAGAAGCTTCTGCAGGAGTTCCTGGATGGGAAGGACCTCAACAAGTCCATCAATCCAGATGAAGCTGTGGCATATGGTGCAGCAGTCCAGGCAGCCATCTTGTCCGGGGACCAGAGTGCAGAAATCCAGGATATCTTGCTCGTCGACGTTACTCCACTCTCTCTTGGGACTCAGGTCGTTGGTGGTGAAATGTCAATCGTCATCAAGAGGAATACGACAATTCCAGTAAAGGCAACACAGAATTATACCACAGTTTTTGATAATCAAACAAGCATGACCATTAAAGTGTATGAGGGAGAGAGGACGCTCACTAAATACAACAACCTGCTTGGAAAGTTTAGGTTGAGTGGAATTCCTCCAGCTCCAAGAGGTGTGCCAGACATTATAGACACATTTGACATCGACGCCAATGGCATCTTAACTGTGACATCCAAAGAACAGAGCACAGGTCGCAGCAACAACATCACAATTACTAATGACAGCGGCCGTCTGTCCAAGGAGGAAATTGAACTCATGATCAACGATGCTGAGAAGTTCAAAGCTGAGGATGACCTCCAGAGGAAAAGAATTCGAGCTAGAAACAAATTGGAGGACTACGCTTACAGGATCAAATCCGCTGTAAACAAACCGTCAGCTGAGAGGAAGCTAACCGCTGACGACAAACAGACAATCATTAAGGCTGCAGACGATGTCTTTCAGTGGCTGGATTTTAACTCAAAGGCAACCACAGAGGAGCTCACACACCAATTGGAAAAGCTTCGAAAGACGTGCTCACCAATCAAGATTGAAATTGGGAGTGGACAGTAA